A region from the Thauera humireducens genome encodes:
- the ybgC gene encoding tol-pal system-associated acyl-CoA thioesterase: MQLNSPATAAASDETSPAQPSFVLPVRVYYEDTDAAGVVYYANYLRFCERARTEWLRALGFEQQAMMTSAGTAFVVRSVQADYLAPARLDDALEVVTRIATLRRASLLFDQAIRRQGQLLFTAQVLVACIDTRRQKPASIPADLHSLFERSFA; encoded by the coding sequence ATGCAACTGAACTCCCCCGCCACAGCGGCTGCGTCAGACGAGACATCGCCTGCGCAGCCGTCTTTTGTGCTGCCCGTCCGTGTCTATTACGAGGACACTGACGCGGCCGGTGTCGTCTACTACGCCAACTATCTGCGCTTCTGCGAGCGGGCCCGCACCGAATGGCTACGGGCGCTCGGTTTCGAGCAGCAGGCGATGATGACATCTGCCGGCACGGCCTTCGTCGTGCGATCGGTGCAAGCCGACTACCTTGCCCCCGCTCGCCTCGACGACGCACTCGAGGTCGTCACGCGCATCGCAACACTGCGCCGCGCCAGCCTCCTGTTCGACCAGGCGATCCGTCGCCAGGGGCAACTTCTGTTTACCGCGCAGGTCCTAGTGGCCTGCATCGACACCCGCCGCCAGAAACCGGCATCCATTCCGGCCGACCTGCATTCCCTCTTCGAAAGAAGCTTCGCATGA
- the tolR gene encoding protein TolR: MRQRRLMNQINVVPYIDVMLVLLVIFMVTAPMIQTGTINVPSAGQVSATPTEAIVIEVKADGALALRAATSGASRPVSNTEFQRAVSEALAKNAAQPFLVAADSKLPYQKVIDVLEAARNAGVQKISLQTQTSSASR; encoded by the coding sequence ATGCGCCAACGCCGTCTCATGAACCAGATCAACGTCGTGCCCTACATCGACGTGATGCTGGTGCTGCTCGTGATCTTCATGGTCACCGCGCCGATGATCCAGACCGGCACGATCAACGTACCCTCGGCCGGCCAGGTGTCTGCCACGCCGACCGAGGCGATCGTCATCGAGGTCAAGGCCGACGGCGCGCTGGCTCTTCGCGCAGCGACCAGCGGCGCCTCCCGCCCGGTGAGCAACACCGAGTTCCAGCGCGCGGTCAGCGAAGCTTTAGCCAAGAACGCGGCGCAACCCTTTCTCGTCGCGGCGGACAGCAAGCTGCCTTACCAGAAGGTGATCGACGTGCTCGAAGCCGCCCGTAACGCAGGCGTGCAGAAGATCAGCCTTCAGACTCAGACGAGTTCTGCAAGTCGATGA
- the tolQ gene encoding protein TolQ: protein MTVTHDLSILSLISQASVLVQLVMALLATLSLVSWYWIFRKWFQIRAARAQTDEFERDFWSGGDLNTLFEAATRHETGGMERIFEAGYREFTKLRAKGHDHSAILDGARRAMRATYQREVDDLEAHLAFLASVGSVSPYIGLLGTVWGIMNSFRGLSSVGSATLAQVAPGIAEALVATAIGLFAAIPAVVAYNRFAHDIDRLGIRFESFMEEFSNILQRNLR, encoded by the coding sequence ATGACCGTCACTCACGACCTCTCCATTCTCAGCCTGATCAGCCAGGCCAGCGTCCTCGTCCAACTGGTGATGGCGCTGCTCGCCACGCTCTCACTGGTCTCCTGGTACTGGATCTTCCGCAAGTGGTTCCAGATCCGCGCCGCACGTGCCCAGACCGACGAATTCGAACGTGACTTCTGGAGCGGCGGTGATCTCAATACCCTGTTCGAGGCCGCCACGCGTCACGAGACCGGCGGCATGGAGCGTATCTTCGAAGCCGGTTACCGCGAGTTCACCAAGCTGCGCGCCAAGGGCCACGATCATTCGGCCATCCTCGACGGCGCCCGCCGCGCGATGCGCGCCACCTATCAGCGCGAGGTCGACGACCTTGAGGCACACCTCGCCTTCCTCGCCTCGGTCGGCTCGGTGTCGCCCTACATCGGCCTGCTCGGCACCGTGTGGGGGATCATGAACTCGTTCCGCGGCCTGTCCAGCGTCGGCTCGGCCACACTGGCCCAAGTCGCCCCCGGCATCGCCGAAGCGCTCGTCGCCACTGCCATCGGCCTGTTCGCCGCGATCCCGGCCGTCGTCGCCTACAACCGCTTCGCGCACGACATCGACCGCCTCGGCATCCGCTTCGAGAGCTTCATGGAAGAGTTCTCCAACATCCTGCAGCGTAACCTGCGCTGA
- a CDS encoding energy transducer TonB — MRERAATPREAPGKWQSLGLTVAVHLGLFLFLFFGIRWQSAPPAALEVSLASAPRVAAPAPAPKPEPTPPPKPEPKPEPKPEPKPEVKPEPKPEPKPQPEPPKPAPKPEIATKAPEKKPEPPKPAPKPEPKPEPKPQPKPEPKPEPPKPQPKPEPKPVPKPEAKPEPKPVQDDYMKQLLAQETQAAQNARLEGLLKQESARAGAQGDMDKYKLAIATKVRGNLLRPPGLSGNPEATFEVDQLPSGEVLNIRLKRSSGVPALDEAIERAIRRSSPLPLPANQSLFQRTIEFKFRPLADE; from the coding sequence ATGAGGGAACGCGCAGCAACGCCCCGCGAAGCGCCGGGCAAATGGCAATCCCTCGGGTTGACCGTCGCGGTCCACCTGGGCCTGTTCCTGTTCCTGTTCTTCGGGATACGCTGGCAGAGCGCGCCCCCCGCCGCACTGGAGGTCAGCCTTGCCAGCGCGCCGCGCGTCGCCGCACCCGCGCCCGCGCCCAAGCCGGAACCGACTCCGCCCCCCAAGCCGGAGCCGAAACCCGAGCCCAAGCCGGAACCCAAGCCCGAAGTGAAGCCGGAGCCGAAGCCGGAACCCAAACCGCAGCCCGAGCCACCCAAGCCCGCACCCAAACCCGAGATCGCCACAAAGGCGCCGGAGAAGAAGCCGGAGCCGCCCAAGCCTGCGCCCAAGCCGGAGCCGAAACCCGAGCCCAAGCCCCAACCCAAACCGGAGCCCAAGCCCGAACCGCCCAAGCCGCAACCCAAGCCGGAGCCGAAACCAGTACCCAAGCCGGAGGCCAAGCCCGAGCCCAAGCCGGTGCAGGACGACTACATGAAGCAACTGCTCGCGCAGGAAACACAGGCCGCACAGAACGCGCGCCTGGAGGGCCTGCTCAAGCAGGAATCCGCACGCGCCGGCGCCCAGGGCGACATGGACAAGTACAAGCTCGCCATCGCCACCAAGGTGCGCGGCAATCTGCTGCGTCCGCCGGGCCTCAGCGGAAACCCCGAGGCGACGTTCGAGGTCGATCAGCTGCCTTCGGGCGAGGTGCTCAACATCCGGCTCAAGCGCTCGTCGGGCGTCCCTGCGCTGGATGAGGCCATCGAGCGTGCGATCCGCCGCTCGAGCCCGCTGCCGCTACCCGCCAACCAGAGCCTTTTCCAGCGCACGATCGAGTTCAAGTTCCGCCCGTTGGCAGACGAGTAA